From the Mesorhizobium koreense genome, the window TCCGCGTCCTGGCGAGGCGGGCCTGGTATTCTTCGTGGGAGAAGTGAAGATTGCTGAGGGTCATCTTTGCTGGTTCCGTTGGGATGATCAGGAAGAAAAGGTCTGGCCGACGCCGAGTTCCACCGCGCGGCGGCGGGCGAGCGTGGCAATCGCGGTGTCCTGCACGCCAGTGCCGGTGAGGTCGGCGAAAGTGATATCGCTGTCGGCTGTACGGCCTGCTGCCTTACCGGCGATGACGGCGCCAAGCTCGGGAAAGTCAGCGTCCGCATCGGCAAGGCCGGCGGCGATGGCGTGATGCAGTTCGCCGAGGATGCGTGTCTGCGACAGGCGGTCGGCGATATAGCGGTCCGCCTTGCCGACCAGTTTCGGGTCGATCTCGTTCTTGTGTTCGGCGTCGGAGCCCATGGCTGTGATATGCTGGCCAGAGGAAATCCAGTCGGCTATCAGGATCGGTGATGTCGAGGGCGTCGTCGTGACGATGATGTCTGCGCCCCTGGCGGTTTTTTCGGGATCGGCAGATGCCCGAACCTCGATCCCGAGGCGTTTTTCCAGGTCGGCGGCGGTCGCTTCAGCTTTTACCGCATCGCGCGCCCAGATGCGGGCGCGGCGGATCGGGCGCACGAGACGCAGTGCCTCCAATTGCAGCCTCGCCTGCACGCCGGCGCCGAAGATGGCAGCCGTTTCGGAATCCTCACGGCTCAGATGCTTCGCTGCGACCGCGCCGGCGGCTGCGGTGCGGACATCGGTGAGATAGCCATTGTCGAGCAGCGCCGCTTCCAGAAGGCCGGTCCTGGCGGAGAGCAGCATCATCAGCCCGTTGACCGAAGGCAGGCCAATCTTCGGATTGTCGAAGAAGCCGGGACTGATCTTGATGGCGAAGCTTTCCAGCCTCGGCACATAGGCCGTCTTTACGTCCACCTCGCCATTGGCCTCCTTAAGGTCGAGCCTCAAGATCGGCGGCATGACTACCGCGCCGCCGGCGAGCGCGCGGAAAGCCTCCTCGACCACGGACACGGCGTCGGCGTCGAGCGGCACCAGCTTTCGCAACTCTTTTTCGGTAAGGATCGTCACATCGGGCATGGCGTACCTTCAGGCTCTCGGCGTTTCGCCGTTGATGACACAGCGATGCAGGTCGGGCGCGATGTTCTTGCCGCTGAGGATAATCGCTGTCGGCCCGGAGAGCTTCACCGAACCGTTAAGCAGCGCCGCGATACCAACTGCCGCCGCTCCTTCTATCACTTCGCCTTCGGCCTCGTAGGCGAAGCGGATGCCGGCGGCAATGTCGTCCTCGCCGACCAAGACGCATTCATCGACATAGCGCTTCGTCATATCGAATGTATGCCGGTTTTCCAGCCCGATGCCGCCGCCGAGCGAATCGGCAAGCGACGGCTCCTCGGGCACCTCGACCGGGCGACCGGCCTCCAAACTGGCCGCCATGGCAGGGCAGCTTTTCGAGCCGACGCCGATGATGCGGGTTTGTGGGCTAAGCGTCTTCACGGCAAGCGCCACGCCGGAGATCAGGCCGCCGCCGGAAAGCGGAACCAGCACGGTTTCCAATTCTGGCGCATCTTCCATCACCTCCATGCCGAGCGTGCCCTGCCCGGCGATGACGGCTGCGTCGTCCATCGGCGAGACGCGCCTCAAACCTTCCGTCTTCTCCAGTTCCGAAGCGGCGCGTTCCGCTTCGTCCTGGCTCTTGCCGACGATGCGGATATCCGCGCCGAGCGCGCGGATCGCCTCGACCTTGTTCGAGGGCACCAGCGCCGACATACACACGACCGCGCGCGTGCCCGCCGCGATCGCCGCATGGGAGAGTGCCCGGCCGTGATTGCCGGTGGAGAAGGTGACGACGCCTCGCGAATGTTCCTCTTCTGTGAGAGAAAGCACTGCATTTGTGGCGCCGCGCAGCTTGAAGCTGCCGGTCGTCTGGTGATGCTCGCATTTCAGAAGGACGGGTGTGCCGGCGATCCGCTCAAGCCCGGGTGAGCGCCGCATCGGGGTACGCAGCACGCGACCGGCGATCCGCCTGCGCGCCTCAAGAATGTCGGTGAACGCTATCGCCATGACTGAGGTCCGGACATGCGGAACGGCGGATGATCCGGGCGCCTCGGCGGCCGGCATTTTGCCATCTGATTGTGCTGCCGATACTATGCCTTGGCAATGATAGTGGTTCTATCCAATCTGACCGGAACGGACAGCCGATCCTCCTGCCGTCCGGTCGATAAAAAGAGACATCCTCCCTCGACTCGGAGGCCGCTCTCCGCAACCCTGAGGGTAACAAAAACAACGATATGGGGAATATCCGGACTTCATGCTCATTGCAGCCGACAGGCATATCGGAATGTCTCGAACGGCGCTTTCGAAAGACCGGCCGACGCCGGCACATCATCTGCGGCAAGACCTCTGGAAGGATAGTCAAATGGGAAAGAAAACCAGCATCTCATTCACCAAACTGATGGTAAGCACCGTGGGCGCGCTCACGATCGCGGCTATGTCGGCAAGCGTCGCGGGCGCAGTGACGCTCAAGGACGTCCAGGACCGCGGCTATATCCGCATCGCGGTGGCCAACGAGATTCCTTACGGCTACATGGACCCGAGCGGCGATGCCAAGGGTGCCGGACCCGACGTGGCGAGGGCCATCGTCGAGCAACTCGGCATCAAGCCGGAGAACATCCAGTGGGTGGTGACGAACTTCTCCTCGCTCATCCCCGGCCTGCAGGCCAACCGCTTCGACATGACGGCATCCGAGATGGCCATCCGTCCGGAACGCTGCCAGAAGGTTGCCTACACCGAGCCCAACACCTCCTATGGCGAAGGTCTGCTCGTGGTGAAAGGTGATCCGAAGGGCCTCCACACCTATTCCGACTTCAAGAAGGACGGGCTGAAGGTGGCGGTCATGGCGGGCGCCGACCAGCTCAACATGATGCAGAAGCTCGGCGTGCCGGAAGCGAATATCGTCACCATAGCCTCGAACGCCGATGCAATCTCCACCGTCTCGACCGGCCGCGCCGACGCCTATGCGGCGACGGGCCTGACGGCCAGCGAACTGGCCAAGAAGAGCGACAAGGTCGCGCTGGCGCCGGACTTCACCGATCCCGTGATCGACGGCAAGGAGGCGCGGAGCTGGGGCGGCTTCAACTTCAACAAGGACTCCGCCGATCTGCGCGACAAGTTCAATGAGGCGCTTGTGAAGTTCAAGAAGACCGACGAGTGGAAGAAGATCCTCGAGAGCTACGGCTTCACCCCTGCCGACATCAAGGGCTCCACCGAAAAGACAACCGAAGAGCTCTGCTCGGAAAAATAAGGAAGTGTGGGGCGGCGCGGGAATTCGCGCCGCCCTTCTTCAAACAGGCCGGTAGTGCAGCTTGCGCCGCGCGGGCCATGTCTTCCTGCCGCGCCATCGTATCCGTTATCCTGGTGAACAGGGGATGATTCACCGATGGAATGGAGTGAATACCTCAAGCCGCTGATGCAGGGCGCGTGGATCACCGTCCAGCTCACCGTCTATTCGACCATCCTCGGGGCCATCTGTGCCTTTGCCTTCGGCATCGGCAAGCTGTCGTCCAACTGGGCGATCAAGGGCTTCGCAATCGCCTATATCGAGATTTTCCGCGGCACCTCGCTTCTGGTGCAGCTTTTCTGGCTCTATTTCGCGCTGCCGATCGCGGGCGACGCCATCGGCATCAATCTGCGCCTGCCGCCGGTCGCCGCCGGCGTGCTGGCGCTAGGCCTCAATATCGGCGCCTATGGGGCTGAGGTGGTGCGCGGCGCCATCCAGTCCGTCCGCTACAGCCAGTACGAGGCGGCCAAGGCACTCAATTTCTCGCCGCGCCAGGCGCTCTGGCGCATCGCCCTGCCGCAGGCCATTCCCGAAATGATGCCGGCCTTCGGCAATCTCGCGGTGCAGAATTTGAAGGATACGGCGCTCGCCTCGCTGATCAGTCTCGGCGACCTCGCCTTCGTCGCGGAACGCATCCGCAATTTCACGCAAGACAGCACGACCATCTATACGATGATCCTGTTCATGTATTTCGGCATGGCGCTCGTCATCGCGGGGTTCATGCATCTGCTTGAACGTGCTGTCGGGCGCTGGCGTACCGTGGGGCATTGAGCGATGCTGTTCGGTTTTGCATGGGACACTTCGCATGGCGAACTCGCCTTCGCCATTTCCATCCTGCCTATCCTGCTCATGGGGCTGGTGGTGACGATCGAAGCCTCCATCGCCGGCTTCGCGGTCGCCATGGTGCTCGGCCTGGTCTTCGCCATCCTGAAAGGCGTGCCTTCGCGCCTCGTCTCATGGCCGACGACGCTGATCATGGAGTTCTTCCGCGATACGCCGCTTCTGGTGCAGCTTTTCTTCCTCTATTACGTGCTTGCCGATTACGGCGTCATCCTGCCGGCTTTCCTTACCGGCTGCCTGGCGCTCGGCGTGCAGTACAGCGCTTATATGGCGGAAGTTTACCGGGCTGGCATCGAAGCGGTGCCGATCGGGCAGCGCGAGGCGGCCAGAGCGCTCGATTTCTCCGCCCGGCGCACCTTCACGCACATCATCCTGCCCCAGGCCATACCGCGCGTGGTTCCCGCGCTCGGTAATTACCTGGTCTCCATCATGAAGGACGTGCCGGTGCTCTCCGTAGTGACGGTGCTGGAAATGCTCGGCGTCGCCAAGATCATCGGCGACCAGACTTTCGATTATCTCGTGCCGCTGACGATGGTCGGTGGAATCTATCTGATCCTGACGATCGTCTGCTCGGGCGTCGTTCGCTATGTCGACATGAGGCTTCCGAAAACCGGGATACCGCTCAAATGACCGAACCCATCATCAAGTTCGACAAGGTGGTGAAGAAATACGGCACCCATGTCGTGCTGGACGAACTGGATTTCGACGTGAAGCCCGGCGAGAAGGTCACCATCATCGGGCCTTCGGGGTCGGGCAAATCGACCGTGCTGCGCATCCTGATGACGCTGGAGGAGATCTCAAGCGGCGTAATCCACGTAGACGGTGATCCGCTGTGGCACGAGGAGCGGAACGGCAGCTTGCAGCCGGCGTCGGAGGCGCATCTGAAGAAGATGCGCGCCAAGCTCGGCATGGTATTCCAGCAATTCAACCTCTTTCCGCATATGAGCGTGATGCGCAACATCACCGAAGCGCCGATCAACGTCCTGAAACTGCCGAAGGCGGAAGCGCGCGACCGCGCCGAACAGCTCCTCAAGATGGTCGGACTGACCGAGCACGCACACAAATTCCCCTCGCAGCTCTCCGGCGGCCAGCAGCAGCGCGTCGGCATCGCACGCGCGCTCGCCATGCGGCCGAAGATCATGCTCTTCGACGAGCCGACCTCGGCACTCGATCCGGAACTGGTCGGCGAGGTGCTGAACGTCATCGGCAGCCTCGCGGCGGAGCACGACCTGACCATGCTCCTTGTGACGCACGAAATGCGCTTCGCGCGCGAGGTCTCAGACCGTATCTGCTTCTTCGACCGCGGCCGGATCAGGGAGCAGGGCACGCCCGAAGAAATCTTCACCAACCCGAAGGAGGAGCGAACGCGCGGTTTCCTCAAGGCCGTCCTGGAAGGCTGACGATCGGTTCAGGCTATCAGGGGTCGCAGGAGCGTTTCCTGCCTGACCGTGAGCGAGAATGTCGTTCGCGCGTTTTTGTTTGCCGGAAAATCTGGACGCAGCCGTCGCCGACGTTCTAAACTTGCCCCGTCTATCGAGAGGGGCCCGGACCGGCTTGACCAAAACCAGATCCGAGACACCGAGACTCGATGCGCGGGACATCAAGATCCTAGCCATCCTGCAGCGTGAAGGAAGAATTCCGAAGGCGGCGCTCGCCGAGCGCGTCAATTTGTCGGCTACACCGTGCTGGGAGCGGCTGCGGCGGCTCGAGGAAGCCGGCATCATTCAGAGCTACGGCGCGCAAATCTCGCTGAAGGCGTTCGGACCGGTGGCGATCGTGTTCGTGGAGATCGAGATCGAGAGCCATCGCAGCGAGGATTTCTCCCGCTTCGAACACGCCGTCGCACGCATTCCCGAGATCGTCGAATGCTGGGCGGTCGGCGGCGGCATCGATTATCTGTGCAAGGTGGTCGTACGCAACCTCACCGACTATCAGGCGCTGATCGAAAGGATGCTGGGCGATCAGGTGGGCATCCGCCGCTATTATTCCTACGTCGTCACCTCGGCCGTTAAGAACGAGCCCATGCCCGTCAACCTGCTCGTCCAGCCGTAGAGCGAGTTTGGTCTGACGGGAACTGCCAGACAAAACTCGCCCTCGCATAGACGATCCTTTCGGCGCCACTGCCGGAAACAGTTCATCCATCGGTTTTCACAGCCGAGTTTGGCGAACGCCTCTCCTCGCGCCCCGCTATTGTCGTGGCTAGGAAATTCATCCGTCACGACGCGTGCCATGGCGAAAACAGCAAGTTTGAGAGACAGGATTCCCGGTCCGGGCGGCGATCTCGCCGACACGAAGCTCTTCTGCGCCGCCTCCTTCATCGACGGCGAGCGGATCGGCATCGATGCCGCCGGTCACGCCGCGATCGCCGTCACCGATCCGGCGACGGGAGCGGTAATCGGCTCGATCCCGGCACTCTCCGCCGCGGAATCACGGGCGGCTGTCGACGCCGCCTCCGCTGCCTTTCCCGGCTGGGCAGCACTGCTGCCGCAGGATCGCTCGGCCGTCCTGCGCAAATGGTTCACGCTGATCGCAGAGGCGCGCGAGGATCTGGCGCGGATCATGACGCTCGAACAGGGCAAGCCGATCTCCGAGGCGCGCGGCGAGATCGACTACGCCGCCTCCTTCGTCGAATACTACGCCGAGGAAGCGAGGCGCGCGAATATAGAGAGCGTGACGTCGCATCTGCCCGATGCGGAAGTGGAATTGTGGCGCGAGCCGGCGGGTGTCGCCGCGCTCATCACGCCATGGAATTTCCCGGCCGCGATGCTGACACGCAAGGCGGCTGCAGCGCTCGCCGCCGGCTGCACATGCGTCGCGCACCCCTCCGCCGAGACGCCTTTCTCCGCGACCGCTCTTGCGCTTCTGGCCGAGCGCGCCGGCATGCCGCGCGGCGTCTTCAATATCGTCACCGGCCATGCGCCGGAGATCGTCAAGCCATGGACGGAGGACGAGCGCGTGCGCGTGCTCTCCTTCACCGGCTCGACCGAGATCGGACGGCTGCTCTTCCGCCAGTCGGCGGACACGGTGAAAAGGCTGGTGCTGGAACTCGGCGGGCTCGCGCCCTTCATCGTCTTCGCCGACGCCGATCTCGACCAGGCAGTCGAGGAGGCAATCAAGGCCAAATTCGCCACCAGCGGCCAGGATTGCCTCGGCGCCAACCGCTTCTTCGTCGAGCGACCTGTCTATGACGCCTTCTCGATCCGCTTCGCCGAGGCAACCGCCAAGCTCAGCGTCGGCCGAGGCATGGACGATCCCGATATCGGCCCGCTGATGAACGAGCGCGCGGTGGCGAAGCAGCGCGAACAGGTCGAGGACGCGCTTAAGAAAGGCGCGCGCTGCCTCACCGGCGGCAAGGGACATTCCGCCGGTCCGCTCTTCTTCGAGCCGACCGTGCTCGCCGACGTCCCGCCAGACGCGCTGATCATGCATGAGGAGACGTTCGGGCCGGTGGCGGCGATCGCTCCGTTCGACAGCGAGGAGGAGGTGCTGAAGCGCGCCAACGACACCGAATACGGGCTCGTCGCCTATCTCCACACCAACGATCCGCGGCGCATCTACCGCGCCAGCCGGGCGCTGCAATACGGCATGGTCGCGGTCAACCGCACCAAGGTCACCGGCGCTCCCATCCCCTTCGGCGGCATGAAGCAATCCGGCCTCGGCCGCGAGGGCGCGCGGCTCGGCATGGAGGCCTTCACGGAGGTCAAATATGTCTGCCGCGACTGGCGCTGAAAAGATTTCAAATACCTGAAAGGACAAGCCAATGCTTACCAACGATCAACTCGGCAAATGGGACAGGGAAAACTTCTTCCATCCCTCGACGCATCTCGCGCAGCATGCGCGCGGCGAGACGCCGACACGCGTCATGACCGGCGGCTCGGGCGTCTATATCGAGGATCGCAACGGCACGCGGCTTCTCGACGCCTTCGCCGGCCTTTATTGCGTCAACGCCGGCTACGGCCGTACCGAGATTACTGACGCCATCGCCAAGCAGGCGAAGGAACTCGCCTACTACCATTCCTATGTCGGCACCGGGACGGAAGCCTCCATCACGCTTGCAAAGATGGTGCTGGAGCGTGCGCCGAAGAACATGTCGAAGGTCTATTTCGGCCTCGGCGGCTCCGACGCCAACGAGACCAACGTCAAGCTCGTCTGGTACTACAACAACATCATCGGCCGGCCGCAGAAGAAGAAGATCATCTCGCGCTGGCGCGGCTACCACGGCTCCGGCCTGATGACCGGCTCGCTGACGGGGCTCGAACTCTACCACAAGAAGTTCGACCTGCCCTTCCCGCAGGTGAAGCATACCGAGGCCCCCTATTATTACCGCCGTGCCGACCGCTCGATGAGCGAGGAGCAGTTCTCCGAACATTGTGCGGCCGAGCTTGAAAAGCTGATCCAGGCCGAAGGGCCGGACACGGTCGCCGCCTTCATCGGCGAGCCGGCGCTCGGCACTGGCGGCATCGTACCGGCGCCGAAGGGCTATTGGGCGGCAATCCAGAAGGTGCTGAAGAAGCATGACATTCTTCTGATCGCCGACGAGGTGGTCACCGGCTTTGGGCGTCTCGGCTCCATGTTCGGTTCGGACCATTACGGGATCGAGGCCGACATCATCACCATCGCCAAGGGCCTGACCTCGGCATACGCGCCGCTCTCCGGCTCGATCGTGTCGGAGAAGATGTGGAAGGTTCTGGAAAAGGGCACGGACGAGAACGGCGCCATCGGCCATGGCTGGACCTATTCGGCACATCCGATCTGCGCGGCGGCGGGCGTCGCCAATCTGAAGGTGATCGACGAACTCGGCCTCGTGAAGAACGCAGGCGAGACCGGCGCCTACTTCAACAAGGCCATGAAGGACGCGCTCGGCGGCCACGCCAATGTCGGCGACGTGCGCGGCGAAGGGCTGCTCAACGCCGTCGAGTTCGTCGAGGACAAGGACGACCGCAAATTCTTCGACCCGGCGAAGAAGATCGGCCCGCTGGTATCGGCGGCGCTGCTACGGCTCGGCATCATCGGACGCGCCATGCCGCAGGGCGACATTCTGGGCTTCGCGCCGCCGCTTTGCCTGACACGCGAGGAAGCGGACAAGATCGTCGACGGGACAAAGAAGGCGGTAGCCGAAGTGCTCGGCTAGGCAACCGATAGATTCCAGGGACCGACGGCGCGGCGGACAGAACTCCGCCGCGCCGTCCTGCTGTTCTGACGATCCTTATCGCGACGACCGTCAGCATCACAGCGGAAATGCCGGGCAAGCTTGTCGTACGCTGCCCGCTGGCGGTCCGGCGAAAGATTCACCGGACACGCGCTTGACAGGCTCATCGGCCGCCGCTTAACTCAACTGGTTGTCTGGTCCGACAAGTCGATTAGTTGATGGCATACGACGGAAAATCAAACGAGCCGACACGCCTGACGGAACTCCCGACCTTCCGGGAGGGCATCGTCAAGCGGCCGCTCACCAATGTCATCAGCGACAAGATCGCCGAACTTATTGCGTCGGGAATCCTTCAAGTCGGGGATGCGTTGCCGAGTGAGCGCGAGCTTGCAGTCGCGCTCAACGTAGGCCGGGACGCGGTTCGCGGCGGTATCCAGAACCTCGCGGCTCGGGGCATATTGGAGATTTCCCAAGGCGCCCGCACCCGCGTGCGGCGCAACGATGTCGGGCCGGTCACGATCGGCGTTGCAACGGCGCGAGCGGTGGAGGCCTACGATATCGAGTCTGTCCACGCCGCACGGTTGCTGGTCGAAAGGGAGGTGGTCGCGGACGCGGCGCGCCATATGGACGGACGCCGGCTGGCACTGCTCGACACGCTCCTGAACGCCCAGAAGAAAGCCATCGAAGATCCGGTGCGGTTCCTGATCTGCGATCACGAATTCCATGCCGCGATCTATCAGGCGTCGCCCAATCGGCTCCTCGCCGATTTCAGCACCGACCTCTATTCCTACATGATGGAATACCGGCGCCAGGTGATGGCGCGTCCGGGCGCCATCGCGATCAGCTATTCCGACCATCTCGCCATCACGGACGCGCTTCGCGCGCACGATCCGGAAGCCGCCGCCGAAGCTTTCGCGGTCCACACCGGCCGTATCTACACCACGACCCAGGGCCTCATGCAGGGAAAAAACTGAAAAGGCCGCCGGTCATCACCATGCTCAATCGCAACACCGGCCATTCCGGCCGGCTTTACGGGAGGTACAAATGGAACGAAGAACTTTTCTCAAGCTCACGACCAGCGCCGCGCTTGCTGTCGGGGCAGGCGCATCGGGCATCCGGGCCGCTGCCGCCGCCGGCAAGGAAATCGCCTATCTGACGCCGGGCCTCGATCTTCCCTTCTGGCGCTATCTGTCAAAGGGGATCGAGGCGACGGTCAAGGCGAAAGGCTACGGCTTCCAGGCGCTCGATTCCCATAACAGCGCGCAGACCCAGCTTCAGAACGCGCAGGACTCGATCGCCCGCGGGGTCGCCGGTATCGTCATCTCGCCGACCGATTCCTCGACCGCGCCCAGCGTGCTCGCCCTCGCCAAGCGGGCGAACATACCGGTCGTCATCGGTGATATCGGTACGAACAGCGGCGACTATGCGTCCTTCATCATCTCCGACAATTACCGGGGTGCGCACGATGTCGGCGTGGCCCTGGCCGGGGCGCTGAAGAAAAAGGGCTGGGAGAACGGCTCCGTCGGCATCGTTGCGATCTCGCAGGCGCGCAAGAACGGACAGGCCCGTACCAAGGGCTTCCTCGACGGCCTGAAGGAAGGCGGGTTCACCGGCAAGCAGGCCGGCATGCAGCAGATGCAGTCCTACACGGCGGACGAGACCTTCAAGTTCACGCAGGACCTGCTCACGGCCAATCCCGACATGCGCGGCCTTTTCATCCAGACCGACCAGCCGGCGATCGGCGCGCTGCGCGCCATCAAGGCGGCCCGCCGCGACGGCCAGGTGCTGCTCGCCGCCTTCGACGGCATCCCGGACTTCGTCGACCTCCTCAAATCGGGGCAGATCGTCGTCTCCGGCATGCAGCAACCCTACCTCATGGGCGTCCGCTCCGGCGAGGCGTTGCTTGAAGCGCTCGACGGCAAGACGCCGAAGAAGGAGATCCTGGTGCCGATCCTCGCGGTCACGAGCGAGAATATCGAAAAGGAACTGCCGACCATCAAGAAGACCGTTTTCGCCAACGAGGTCTGAGCAGGCGGCGACAAGTCCTGCGCCGCTCTACGGCGCAGGACGTTCGATGGAATGAAAGATGCAGCAGCTTTCCTCTGAGGGCACGGATAGTCCGCTTCTCGTCGCGCATGGCATCGCAAAGGCTTTCGACCGCACGCAGGCGCTCGCCGGCGCGGATTTCGAACTGGCCGAAGGCGAGATCCACGGGTTGCTGGGGGCAAACGGGGCCGGCAAGTCGACCCTGTCGAAGATCATCGCCGGCCACTACGCGTTCGATGCGGGTGAAATCGTCTATCGCGGCCATCCTCTTCAACTGCGCGGCACGCGCGACGCACTCAGGGTCGGCATCGCCATCGTGATGCAGGAGACAAGTCTCGTTCCCGATCTCACGGTGCTTGAGAACATGTTCCTTCCTGAACTGGGAAGGCCCGGCCGGCTCGACTACCGCGCCCTGAGAGAGCGGGGGAGGGAAATCCTCGGCTCCCTTGGCCAGGAGGGCAGCCTGCTGTTCGACCGGGAAGTGCGGCGGCTCTCTTCCGCGCAGAAGCAACTGGTCGAGATCGCCAAGGCCCTTGGCGTCGGCGCCAAGCTCCTCATCTTCGACGAACCGACCGCTTCGCTCAGCCCGGGCGAGGTCGAACGCCTGTTCGACATCATGACCCGGCTTCGCGCCAGCGGTCACGGCCTTGTCTTCGTGTCGCACAGGCTGGAGGAGGTGTTCTCCATAACCGATCGCGTGACGGTGATGCGGGAAGGCCGCAGCGTGCTGAAGGGAAAACCCACCGCGGGAACGACGCAGGCGGAACTCATCCGCGCCATGGTCGGGGCAGAACTTGGCGCGATCTATACCGATCCGCATTCCAGGGGCGTGGCAACGGAAGAGCGGCCGGTAGCACTCTCGGTTCGGCATCTTTCTTCCGCGCCCATCGTCAAGGATGTCAGTTTCACCGTTCATGATGGCGAGATTCTAGGCCTGGGCGGGCTTGTCGGCGCCGGGCGATCCGAGACGGTCGAGGCGATTTTCGGCCTTCGCCAGCGCACGGGCGGGGACGTCCTCATCAAGGACAAGCCGCTCAGGGGAAACGACCCACAAGGCGCTATTCGTGCCGGGATCGGGTTCGTGGCCGAGGACCGGCGCAGCCAGAACATCGTCCCCGACCTGTCGGTCAAGGAGAACCTGCTGCTTGCCCA encodes:
- the eutC gene encoding ectoine utilization protein EutC; translation: MPDVTILTEKELRKLVPLDADAVSVVEEAFRALAGGAVVMPPILRLDLKEANGEVDVKTAYVPRLESFAIKISPGFFDNPKIGLPSVNGLMMLLSARTGLLEAALLDNGYLTDVRTAAAGAVAAKHLSREDSETAAIFGAGVQARLQLEALRLVRPIRRARIWARDAVKAEATAADLEKRLGIEVRASADPEKTARGADIIVTTTPSTSPILIADWISSGQHITAMGSDAEHKNEIDPKLVGKADRYIADRLSQTRILGELHHAIAAGLADADADFPELGAVIAGKAAGRTADSDITFADLTGTGVQDTAIATLARRRAVELGVGQTFSS
- the eutB gene encoding hydroxyectoine utilization dehydratase EutB, with translation MAIAFTDILEARRRIAGRVLRTPMRRSPGLERIAGTPVLLKCEHHQTTGSFKLRGATNAVLSLTEEEHSRGVVTFSTGNHGRALSHAAIAAGTRAVVCMSALVPSNKVEAIRALGADIRIVGKSQDEAERAASELEKTEGLRRVSPMDDAAVIAGQGTLGMEVMEDAPELETVLVPLSGGGLISGVALAVKTLSPQTRIIGVGSKSCPAMAASLEAGRPVEVPEEPSLADSLGGGIGLENRHTFDMTKRYVDECVLVGEDDIAAGIRFAYEAEGEVIEGAAAVGIAALLNGSVKLSGPTAIILSGKNIAPDLHRCVINGETPRA
- the ehuB gene encoding ectoine/hydroxyectoine ABC transporter substrate-binding protein EhuB, whose amino-acid sequence is MGKKTSISFTKLMVSTVGALTIAAMSASVAGAVTLKDVQDRGYIRIAVANEIPYGYMDPSGDAKGAGPDVARAIVEQLGIKPENIQWVVTNFSSLIPGLQANRFDMTASEMAIRPERCQKVAYTEPNTSYGEGLLVVKGDPKGLHTYSDFKKDGLKVAVMAGADQLNMMQKLGVPEANIVTIASNADAISTVSTGRADAYAATGLTASELAKKSDKVALAPDFTDPVIDGKEARSWGGFNFNKDSADLRDKFNEALVKFKKTDEWKKILESYGFTPADIKGSTEKTTEELCSEK
- the ehuC gene encoding ectoine/hydroxyectoine ABC transporter permease subunit EhuC; translated protein: MEWSEYLKPLMQGAWITVQLTVYSTILGAICAFAFGIGKLSSNWAIKGFAIAYIEIFRGTSLLVQLFWLYFALPIAGDAIGINLRLPPVAAGVLALGLNIGAYGAEVVRGAIQSVRYSQYEAAKALNFSPRQALWRIALPQAIPEMMPAFGNLAVQNLKDTALASLISLGDLAFVAERIRNFTQDSTTIYTMILFMYFGMALVIAGFMHLLERAVGRWRTVGH
- the ehuD gene encoding ectoine/hydroxyectoine ABC transporter permease subunit EhuD, translated to MLFGFAWDTSHGELAFAISILPILLMGLVVTIEASIAGFAVAMVLGLVFAILKGVPSRLVSWPTTLIMEFFRDTPLLVQLFFLYYVLADYGVILPAFLTGCLALGVQYSAYMAEVYRAGIEAVPIGQREAARALDFSARRTFTHIILPQAIPRVVPALGNYLVSIMKDVPVLSVVTVLEMLGVAKIIGDQTFDYLVPLTMVGGIYLILTIVCSGVVRYVDMRLPKTGIPLK
- the ehuA gene encoding ectoine/hydroxyectoine ABC transporter ATP-binding protein EhuA, translated to MTEPIIKFDKVVKKYGTHVVLDELDFDVKPGEKVTIIGPSGSGKSTVLRILMTLEEISSGVIHVDGDPLWHEERNGSLQPASEAHLKKMRAKLGMVFQQFNLFPHMSVMRNITEAPINVLKLPKAEARDRAEQLLKMVGLTEHAHKFPSQLSGGQQQRVGIARALAMRPKIMLFDEPTSALDPELVGEVLNVIGSLAAEHDLTMLLVTHEMRFAREVSDRICFFDRGRIREQGTPEEIFTNPKEERTRGFLKAVLEG
- a CDS encoding Lrp/AsnC family transcriptional regulator; this translates as MTKTRSETPRLDARDIKILAILQREGRIPKAALAERVNLSATPCWERLRRLEEAGIIQSYGAQISLKAFGPVAIVFVEIEIESHRSEDFSRFEHAVARIPEIVECWAVGGGIDYLCKVVVRNLTDYQALIERMLGDQVGIRRYYSYVVTSAVKNEPMPVNLLVQP
- a CDS encoding NAD-dependent succinate-semialdehyde dehydrogenase, whose amino-acid sequence is MAKTASLRDRIPGPGGDLADTKLFCAASFIDGERIGIDAAGHAAIAVTDPATGAVIGSIPALSAAESRAAVDAASAAFPGWAALLPQDRSAVLRKWFTLIAEAREDLARIMTLEQGKPISEARGEIDYAASFVEYYAEEARRANIESVTSHLPDAEVELWREPAGVAALITPWNFPAAMLTRKAAAALAAGCTCVAHPSAETPFSATALALLAERAGMPRGVFNIVTGHAPEIVKPWTEDERVRVLSFTGSTEIGRLLFRQSADTVKRLVLELGGLAPFIVFADADLDQAVEEAIKAKFATSGQDCLGANRFFVERPVYDAFSIRFAEATAKLSVGRGMDDPDIGPLMNERAVAKQREQVEDALKKGARCLTGGKGHSAGPLFFEPTVLADVPPDALIMHEETFGPVAAIAPFDSEEEVLKRANDTEYGLVAYLHTNDPRRIYRASRALQYGMVAVNRTKVTGAPIPFGGMKQSGLGREGARLGMEAFTEVKYVCRDWR
- a CDS encoding aspartate aminotransferase family protein gives rise to the protein MLTNDQLGKWDRENFFHPSTHLAQHARGETPTRVMTGGSGVYIEDRNGTRLLDAFAGLYCVNAGYGRTEITDAIAKQAKELAYYHSYVGTGTEASITLAKMVLERAPKNMSKVYFGLGGSDANETNVKLVWYYNNIIGRPQKKKIISRWRGYHGSGLMTGSLTGLELYHKKFDLPFPQVKHTEAPYYYRRADRSMSEEQFSEHCAAELEKLIQAEGPDTVAAFIGEPALGTGGIVPAPKGYWAAIQKVLKKHDILLIADEVVTGFGRLGSMFGSDHYGIEADIITIAKGLTSAYAPLSGSIVSEKMWKVLEKGTDENGAIGHGWTYSAHPICAAAGVANLKVIDELGLVKNAGETGAYFNKAMKDALGGHANVGDVRGEGLLNAVEFVEDKDDRKFFDPAKKIGPLVSAALLRLGIIGRAMPQGDILGFAPPLCLTREEADKIVDGTKKAVAEVLG